A window from Dehalococcoidales bacterium encodes these proteins:
- a CDS encoding ABC transporter permease: MKNIGLIASKEFRSHLTSPMAYIVTFVFLLITGTFFSTYLTGTGYTDTSIAGFLNPGNLLLLLFASVLTMRLLAEEKKMGTWELLLTAPVRDSEVVLGKFLGSLGILLSMLALTLYYPLLLVWFGDPDIGPIVTSYIGLILLGSSAMAVGLFASSVTSNQIVAAVISGAILFALWFVGSAVALVPANIGELLAYVSLMHNFGDFTVGIIDTRAIIYYLSIIALFLFFTIRSIETGRWS; encoded by the coding sequence GTGAAGAACATCGGTCTCATTGCCTCCAAGGAGTTCAGGTCCCACCTGACCTCTCCCATGGCGTACATCGTTACCTTCGTTTTTCTGCTCATTACGGGAACATTCTTCAGCACGTACCTTACCGGGACGGGGTATACCGATACCAGTATCGCCGGCTTCCTCAACCCAGGCAACCTTCTTCTCCTGCTGTTCGCCTCCGTACTGACCATGCGTCTCCTCGCCGAGGAGAAGAAGATGGGCACCTGGGAACTACTCCTGACCGCTCCGGTCAGAGATTCCGAGGTCGTGCTCGGCAAGTTCCTGGGCAGCCTGGGCATCCTCCTGTCAATGCTGGCGCTTACTCTCTATTATCCGCTCTTGCTGGTCTGGTTCGGTGACCCGGACATCGGTCCGATAGTCACCAGCTATATCGGCCTCATCCTGCTGGGTAGTTCTGCCATGGCAGTGGGGCTGTTCGCTTCATCAGTAACGTCAAACCAGATAGTCGCCGCCGTAATCTCCGGGGCAATCCTTTTCGCCCTGTGGTTCGTCGGCTCTGCCGTCGCTCTTGTACCAGCGAACATCGGGGAGTTACTGGCTTATGTCTCGCTGATGCACAATTTCGGTGACTTCACGGTGGGCATCATAGATACCAGGGCCATCATTTACTACCTCAGTATCATTGCCCTGTTCCTCTTCTTCACGATTCGGTCTATTGAAACAGGCAGGTGGAGCTAG